The genome window TTGGGTCAGATTAAATCGGACCTCTGGCACCACCACACGATTCCAACGCCCGATACCGACGATTTGCTGCACCAGGTAGTAGCTTTCGGCGACTTGGCAAAAACCTTCCTGGAAATTCTGGCCGCCGAGGTAGTACCACCCCAACGGCTGGTAGCGCACTTTCACGAGTGGATGACGGGGGTGGCCATTCCGGCCCTGCGCCGCGACCAGGTGCCCCTGCATTTGGTGTTTACTACCCACGCCACCCTGTTGGGCCGCTACCTGGCCATGAACGACCCCAACTTCTACGACCACCTCATGCAGGTGGAGTGGCAGGCGGAGGCGCGCCACTTCAACATTGAGCCCGCCGTAACCATGGAGCGGGCCGCGGCCCACGGCGCCCACGTGTTTACCACGGTAAGCGAGCTGACGGTGCGGGAGTGCATCTACCTGCTCGACCGAATTCCGGACGCGGTGCTACCCAACGGGCTGAACATTGAGCGGTTTGTAGCCCTGCACGAGTTTCAGAACCTGCACCAGCAGTACAAGTCCAAGATTCACGAGTTCGTGATGGCGCACTTCTTCCAGAGCTACTCCTTTGATCTGGACAAGACCCTGTACCTGTTCACGAGTGGGCGCTACGAGTATCATAACAAAGGCTTTGACTTGACCCTGGAGGCCCTGGCCCGCCTCAACTACCGCCTCCAGCAGAGTGGGCTGGAAGGCCAGGTAGTTATGTTTTTTATCACCAAACGCCCCTTCCACAGCATCAACCCCCAGGTGCTGCAGAGCCGGGCCATTCTGGATGAAGTACAGGAAACCTGCGAGGCCATTGAGCGCCAGGTGGGCGAGCGGCTGTTTTACGCCGCCGCGGCCGGCACCGACCACCGCCTGCCCGACCTCGACGCCCTAGTCGACGACTACTGGAAGCTCCGTTACCGCCGCACCCTGCAAAGCTGGAAAACCACCAACCTACCCCCCGTCATCACCCACAACCTGGTGGATGATGCCACCGACGACATTCTCAACTTCGTGCGGCGCGCCAACCTGGTCAACAACCAGCACGACCGGGTAAAAATCGTGTATCACCCTGACTTTGTATCGCCTACCTCGCCCTTGTTTGCCATGGAGTACGGGCAGTTTGTGCGGGGCTGCCACCTGGGTATTTTCCCTAGCTACTACGAGCCCTGGGGCTACACCCCGCTGGAGTGCGTGGCCCGCGGCGTACCGGCCATTACCAGTGACCTTTCCGGCTTCGGCGACTACGTGATGGAAACCGTGCCTGAGCACGAGGCCAAGGGTATTTACGTGGTCAAGCGCCAGGAAAAGAGCTTCGAGGAATCGGCCGAGGAGCTGACGGAAATGCTCTGGCAGTTTGTGCAACTCAACCGTCGGGAACGAATCATGCAGCGCAACAACGTGGAAAGCTCCGCCGAGCTCTACGACTGGAAAAACCTGCGCGTGCACTATGACCGAGCCTACCAGCTGGCCCTGGAACGGCAGTAGGTAACCCACCCACCACTACATCAGCAGCCAGCTTACGCCGTCCTTGAAGCTGGCTGCTCTTTTATCTGACTACGGGCCGCCGGTACGGGCCCGCCGCTACCCCAATTAAACACGCGCTTTTGCCTCCGCTACATGTGACGCCGAAGTCCACCATTATAAGGAGTAGCCTAGCCGGGGTAGTGGCAGTGCTAATTGCCACCACTGCCTTGGCCAATGAGTTCTGGCTGGAGCCGGCGCGATTTTTTGTATTGCCCGGCGCCACGGTGCACCTGCGGCGCCTCACCGGTCAAGGGTTTCAGGGGCAGGCCTGGGGCGGCCGCCGCAACCGGGTAATTCAGCTGCTCCACTACGCGCCCGGCGCTGATCCGGCCAATTTGCTCCCCCTGACTACGACCACCGACACGCTGGCAACCACCATTACCCTGCGGCAGCCCGGTACGCATATGGTGGCCTTGGTTACCAACAATGCATTTACTACGCTACCCGCCGAGCAGTTCACCGCGTACCTGCAAGCCGAGGGCCTTGATTACGTGCTGGCCCAACGCCAGCAGCGGGGCCAAACCGGGCAGCCGGGCCGCGAGGCCTACCGGCGGTGCGCTAAAACCCTGATTCAGGTGGGGCCCGCCGCTGCCGCCGATACGGCCCGCACGTGGGCGCGCGTGGTGGGCCAGCCCCTGGAGCTGATACCCGAGCAAAACCCGCCTACCCTAGCCAGCGGCGCCGGACTTACTGTGCGCGTGCTGGCCGAGGGCCGGCCGGTAGCTGGCCAGCCGGTGCGGCTGTGGTACCGGAGCCCCACCTCGCAGCCGGTGCTACTTCATACGCTCCGCAGTAACCAAAACGGCCGGGTGCTGTTTCGTATATCCGGGCCGGGTGAGTACCTTGCCGGCGCCGTGCGCATGGTGGCCGCCCCGGCCGCGCAATCCGCTGACTGGCAGAGTACCTGGAGTACCCTGACGTTTGGCGTGAGCAAACAAAAGAGGCCGTAGTGCAGCTCTACCGCACTTTTTAAGTCCTTTGTCGTCTGCTCACGCCCGAATAGTTTTTTTGTTACCTTCGCAACTCCCATAACCACCGAACTACCTGCGGTATGAAGTACTCAATAGATAAAAAAGAGACCTACACGATTATCACGATTGACGAGAAGAAGCTCGACACGACGGTCGCGCCCGATCTGAAATCGGAATTCGTGAAGCTGAATGCCGAGGGCATCAACAACCTGATTTTGGACCTAAGCAACGTTAAATACACGGATTCTTCCGGGCTTAGCTCCATTCTGATTGCCAACCGCCTCTGCAACTCTACCGGTGGTTTGCTGGTGCTTACGGGGCTGCAGGACCACGTGATGAAGCTCATCACCATTTCCAAGCTGGAGTCGGTGCTGCATATTTTGCCCACGGTGGAAGAAGGTATCGACCGGATTTTCCTGCACGCTATTGAGCGGGATCTGACTAGCAAAGAATAGTTTTTTGGAGGCTGTTAGCTGTTGACTGTTGGCTGTTAGTTTTACACTGACGGCTACTGGTCAACAGCTTTTTCTTTTTCGGCCTTTTGCCCCGCGCAATCTGGCCCTCGGTTGTTTCTTTCACGGCAATAGCTAGCGGCCAACAGCTAGTAGCTAATCGCTAAGTTTTGGAGTTCGAGCTGAAAATTCTGGGTAGTGCCTCGGCTACGCCGTTCCTGGACCGCCACCACACGGCGCAGGTCCTGACCGTGGGAAATGCTCAGTATCTCATTGACTGCGGCGAAGGTACCCAGCGTCGCCTGATGGAGCATAAAATCCGGCACCAGCGCATCCACACCATCTTCATCAGCCACCTCCACGGCGACCATTTCTTCGGGCTTTTCGGACTGCTGGGTACCATGCACCTGAACGGGCGCACGGAGCCGCTGCGCTTGTTTGGTCCGCCCGGCCTGGATGAGGTGCTGACCAGCCAGTTTCGGCATTCCTACACTCACCTGAGCTTCGAGCTGGAATTCACTCCGGTTGATACCACCCAGCACCAACTCATCTTCGAGGATAAGAACGTGACGGTGCACACGTTGCCCATGCGCCACCGCATTCCGTGCTGCGGCTACCTGTTCCGGGAAAAGCCCAAGCGCCGCCGCCTGCTCCCTGAACTGTTGCCGCCCGGCCTCACCCACGCCCAGCTCCACGCCCTAACCCTGGGCGAGGACGTGCACAATGCGCAGGGCCAGCTGCTGGTGCCTAATGCGCACGTAACTATGGCGCCCAAGCGGGCCCGCAGCTATGCCTTCTGCTCCGACACGCTGTACACGGAAAGCCTGGCCGACCTCGTGCGCGACGTGGACCTACTGTATCACGAGGCTACCTTCCTAGATGATTTGCGCGACCGGGCCTTAGTAACCCACCATTCCACGGCCCGCCAGGCCGGTTTGCTGGCCCGCCGCGCCGAGGTGCACCGCCTGCTCATCGGTCACTTTTCCAGCCGCTACCGCGACTTGGAGCCCCTGCTGGCTGAAGCCAAAACCATGTTTGAGTGGACGGAGCTAGCTGTGGAAGGCCTATCGGTAAGCATAACCGAGTAGGCGGGCGGCTGGGTAGGCTTCCTTTATTTTCCTGACCGGCAGCGGGCCGATTTAAGCGGCTCCCGTCTTCTCTCCCCTCGTTCTATGGCCTCTTCTTTTACGCACAAAAAGCAGCAGCTTTACCTAGTGCTCAGCGGTATTTTCATTGTGAATGCGCTGCTGGCCGAAATCATTGGGGTAAAGATATTCTCCGTGGATGCGCTGCTGGGCCTGCCCGGCAACCTGACGGCCGGCGTTATCATTTGGCCCGTGGTGTTCATTACCACCGACATCATCAATGAATATTTTGGGCGCGAAGGAGTATTGCGCGTGAGTTTTCTGACGGTGGGCCTGATTCTGTACGCCTTCCTCGTGATTCTGGCCACTACCAAGCTGCCCCCGGCCCAGTTCTGGCTCGACGTCAATAGCCAAGATGCCCAGGGCCGGCCCTTCAACATTGAGTTTGCCTACCAGAGTATTTTCCGTCAGGGGTTGGGCATTATTATCGGCTCGATTACGGCCTTTATTATCGGGCAGGTGCTGGATGCCTCGGTGTTCCAGTGGTTTCGGCGGGTAGCGGGTGGGCGCTACGTGTGGCTGCGCGCCACGGGCTCCACGCTTATTTCCCAGCTCGTCGATTCCTTTGTGGTACTGTTCGTGGCCTTCTATGTATTCGGCAACTGGACTTTTGACCAGGTGCTGAGCGTGGCCAACACCAACTACTGGTATAAATTTGCCGCCGCCATCCTGCTCACGCCCCTGCTTTACCTGGCCCACTACCTCATTGATCGGTATGTAGGCCGGGACGAAACCCAGGAATTGCAGCAGCAGGCCGCGGCCGATGTGAGCGTGTAAATTAAGGTTCATGAAAATAGCCCTCTGCGCCATCTTAGTGAGCATAAGCTCCCTTACCAAGACTTATGCGCAACGTTTCCAACCCGGTGCTTTTACGCTTACCAACGGTACTACTGGGGAAGGAATGCTTTTCTACAGAGAAGCTGGAGCCTGGGGACCGGCTAAATTGACTGTCAAGAATGAAAGCGGCTCGACGAAATATGAGCCGGGCCTGATTCAAGAATTCCAGCTGGCCGGTCATGCTTACGTACGCGAAGACGCATTTCCATTCAGGGCTGTCTTTGATCGTCGACGCCCCGATCCTATCTTTTTGGAAGTAGTTGAGCAAGGATCAATTGAGCTTTACGCCTACCACTATACCTTTCAAGCTGGCAACTACATCAGCTACATCACGTTGCCAGTCTTACGCAAGCAAGGCTCATCCACTTACGTAGTGCTAAACGTCAACAAGGCCCCCTCCCTGCCTAAGGAAACCCGTGACCCGGAGGACGTGGCTGCCTTGTTTGATCAGGACCCCGAGCTTCAGTACCGCTGCCGTAGCGGCAACGTCACTCCCGAAAACATCGTCAACTACGTGCATTCCTACAACTTGGGGGTAAAGCTTCCTAGTGGTATGAAAGCAACTCAATAACCCCCAC of Hymenobacter sublimis contains these proteins:
- a CDS encoding glycosyltransferase → MQVPAPAPDPIAPDALLVEVAWEVCNQVGGIYTVIRSKVPATVQAWDDRYCLLGPYFANQAQGEFEPYDDQQMAALNDPFAGAVREMRKRGYDICLGIWLVTGRPRVVLINPFQAYPRLGQIKSDLWHHHTIPTPDTDDLLHQVVAFGDLAKTFLEILAAEVVPPQRLVAHFHEWMTGVAIPALRRDQVPLHLVFTTHATLLGRYLAMNDPNFYDHLMQVEWQAEARHFNIEPAVTMERAAAHGAHVFTTVSELTVRECIYLLDRIPDAVLPNGLNIERFVALHEFQNLHQQYKSKIHEFVMAHFFQSYSFDLDKTLYLFTSGRYEYHNKGFDLTLEALARLNYRLQQSGLEGQVVMFFITKRPFHSINPQVLQSRAILDEVQETCEAIERQVGERLFYAAAAGTDHRLPDLDALVDDYWKLRYRRTLQSWKTTNLPPVITHNLVDDATDDILNFVRRANLVNNQHDRVKIVYHPDFVSPTSPLFAMEYGQFVRGCHLGIFPSYYEPWGYTPLECVARGVPAITSDLSGFGDYVMETVPEHEAKGIYVVKRQEKSFEESAEELTEMLWQFVQLNRRERIMQRNNVESSAELYDWKNLRVHYDRAYQLALERQ
- a CDS encoding ribonuclease Z — its product is MEFELKILGSASATPFLDRHHTAQVLTVGNAQYLIDCGEGTQRRLMEHKIRHQRIHTIFISHLHGDHFFGLFGLLGTMHLNGRTEPLRLFGPPGLDEVLTSQFRHSYTHLSFELEFTPVDTTQHQLIFEDKNVTVHTLPMRHRIPCCGYLFREKPKRRRLLPELLPPGLTHAQLHALTLGEDVHNAQGQLLVPNAHVTMAPKRARSYAFCSDTLYTESLADLVRDVDLLYHEATFLDDLRDRALVTHHSTARQAGLLARRAEVHRLLIGHFSSRYRDLEPLLAEAKTMFEWTELAVEGLSVSITE
- a CDS encoding STAS domain-containing protein, translated to MKYSIDKKETYTIITIDEKKLDTTVAPDLKSEFVKLNAEGINNLILDLSNVKYTDSSGLSSILIANRLCNSTGGLLVLTGLQDHVMKLITISKLESVLHILPTVEEGIDRIFLHAIERDLTSKE
- a CDS encoding queuosine precursor transporter translates to MASSFTHKKQQLYLVLSGIFIVNALLAEIIGVKIFSVDALLGLPGNLTAGVIIWPVVFITTDIINEYFGREGVLRVSFLTVGLILYAFLVILATTKLPPAQFWLDVNSQDAQGRPFNIEFAYQSIFRQGLGIIIGSITAFIIGQVLDASVFQWFRRVAGGRYVWLRATGSTLISQLVDSFVVLFVAFYVFGNWTFDQVLSVANTNYWYKFAAAILLTPLLYLAHYLIDRYVGRDETQELQQQAAADVSV
- a CDS encoding DUF4198 domain-containing protein; the encoded protein is MTPKSTIIRSSLAGVVAVLIATTALANEFWLEPARFFVLPGATVHLRRLTGQGFQGQAWGGRRNRVIQLLHYAPGADPANLLPLTTTTDTLATTITLRQPGTHMVALVTNNAFTTLPAEQFTAYLQAEGLDYVLAQRQQRGQTGQPGREAYRRCAKTLIQVGPAAAADTARTWARVVGQPLELIPEQNPPTLASGAGLTVRVLAEGRPVAGQPVRLWYRSPTSQPVLLHTLRSNQNGRVLFRISGPGEYLAGAVRMVAAPAAQSADWQSTWSTLTFGVSKQKRP